A region of the Dermacentor albipictus isolate Rhodes 1998 colony chromosome 4, USDA_Dalb.pri_finalv2, whole genome shotgun sequence genome:
CTGCCGAGAGTTCGAGTCTCCCGATGACTTCAAGAAGCACGTGCCGCGAAGCGAATCGTCCAAGGATACCTGGTTCCTCCTCATCGACAGCGCCCTGGACCGCCTGCCTCCAGCCGCGTTCGCCGGTCTCAACGTTTCGGAGCTGATCCTCAGCAACGTCACTCTGAGCTCGCTGGACGGGCCGGAAGGTGGCGAGGGACCGTTTTCGGGCCTCGAGCAATCGCTGCAGAAGATGGTCTTTCGGAGAGACAGCACGCTGCCCTCTTCGTGGTCGCTGCTGGGCAAGATGGCCGCCCTGCAGGAACTGCACCTCCAGCGTTACGTGAACCTGAACCTGACGCGCGACTTCGGCAAGCTTCCGCCCGGGCTCAAGCTGGTGTTCGTGTTCGACTCTATCCTGAACAACGTGGACAACGACTGGCTCGCGGATCTGAACGACCTGGAGACGGTCATCGTCCGCGTCACCAACCTGCCGGTCTTCGCTCGCTCCATGCTTCCGAGGCCTGCGCCCAAGCTGAGGACACTGGACCTGGCGTGAGTTGCTGCTTAAGCTTAGACAAGAGCCGCGACCGCCGCACCACCTCGGTCACACCTGGCGAAATGCTAGGGGCAAAAAAACCAACAAATTAATAGCGGAGAAAGGTGAGAgtgaagagaaaatgaagaagATTATTGCGAGTATAAAATAACGATGTTCGCTCCTATCCGATGCTCGCATAGCGCTGTAGTTGTCGACAAGTGACAGTAACGCACGCACAAGAAACTTCTCCCTCTGAACAATCCTCGGTTCTTAGAACCTCGTCAATTTCTCCACGAGGTTTCCAACACGCTTCGCGTGGTACATAATCTGTTGACTGCTAAGCCTTCTAAAGTCGAGTTCAGTAACAGTACCAATATTGTGCAAATTTTTCATCAGAAAAATACATCTGTCAATTGAGCAACCATATACCAGACCAGCGCTTAGCGTTGCCTGCGACAAGAttaccataatttttttttttctttttggtagaTACCTTCGTCCCCGCAGCAACGTGTTTAGCGTTAAGTGGGACGCGTTGTGCATGCGTAAGTTGTGCGAGCTCGATAGGTCATACCGCGAATAGTATTAGTAGGCTAACCATTTCTTACGAGCTTTAAGTGTCTGTTGACCGACTGCCGGTAGTTACCCGACTAAATGTCTAACTCCTCAGTTCCAGTGATTCTTCAGAGCAATAAATAATTCACCTGTTTAAGAAGAGCAGTGGAATGGTTTAGGGAATGGCCAATATCATCAATATGTATTCAATATTAAAACAATTCACAGCAATTATCTGCAACTAGAACTAAGCGCAAAAGGAAACAGTCAACCAAAAAAGAAAGCGCAATCCATGAGAGCCTTGGCGTTAACGACACATGGCTGCTCCGTTGCCTATCATGAACGCCGAAGTGGAGAGGAATTCCTTTACATGGTGCATCGTTATAAGGACGAGAACCGTTTGTGGCCGGAATTCCTTGGCACGGGACTTCGTGCGCACAAGCAGAAACAACAGGATTTTCCAGCCGCTGGATCATCACTGTAGTGTAAGCAACACTGCACCTAAATGGGCGCATCGTTACTGGAACTTGCAGGGTTGCCGAAAATGTGATCGGCGTTCTTCGGAGTGCGATAAAAGCTACACCGTCCACATCGATTCATTCAAAATTTATCGTGCTGATTATTCGTCTCATATTCGAGTAGAACAACATGTTTCACGATTTACTGGATGCTTTAAGTGACTAAGCTCGcaaggcatggccacaattagtacatgaccggggttgttggagaaatatgggagaggcctttgccctgcagtgggtgtaaccaggctgatgatgaagtgaTCGCGTTTTGCTTTTGATCTGTATTGTGCTTGCCTCCACAGTTTTACGAGCACGTCGATGGTTGAAAGCATAcaaagcaacagaaaaaaaaataatttttaaatatcGCTTGACAGGCGTCGCATGTTAATCCTTGATTGACACGTCTATGAAGAACTGCTTAATGTCTTAATGTCTTAAAGTGTCTTAATGCTAAAAAGAAGGGGAGATCAGGCGATTAACTTAATCCGTTGTGATATTCAATAACACTTCCAGGAAGACACCACTTGTCCCAGAAAACAAGATTTGAGTAGAAAAATATTAGTGAGTCACAAGGACTCAAATGCAATCCACTACGGCATCCCTGATAGTACCAGTGTAAATtaggatcaatcaatcaatcaatcaatcaatcaatcaatcaatcaatcaatcaatcaatcaatcaatcaatcaatcaatcaatcaatcaatcaatcaatcaatcaatcaatcaataaaaatAATGAAAGCTTTTATCGGATTAGATGAAGTACACGCCGAATTTCTTTATTGGTGTCGTTATATCTCTAGCCGTTATCTCAGCAGAAAGGTAGCCAATTTCTTGAAAGCATTTTAAATAATTTAAGAAGTTTTAGAAAGTGCCGATGGACGTAACTGCCCTTCTTATAAATTCTAGAAGGCGTATGTGACTTTGTTTCTTCCCAGGATATTTAAAATATTCTCGGCgcttaggaagaaaaaaaaaagaactcttttGAAAAATACTTGACAACAGGACAGGAAGGATGTTGCACAGGAAAGTGtcgtctttctctctcctttttctaAATTTTCATTCAGCCCGCTTATGGGCTAGAAATGTTTCATAAGTCTACGTTCCTACCAGCCCGCGGTTTTCTGCTCTGAGCACTTATACTCTGCGAGGCGCAGTACGAAAAGCTCGTAGTCAGTTCCTGCATTACCGCTTTCTTCTTGTTCACTAAGCTCGCAATCCACACGCTATATATATGGTGAAACTGGGAAGCTCGCGACTTGAATACAAATCTCGCGAAAGCTATCCACATACCTGCAGCTCGTAAACTGGCCATCGGGTATACACGCGGCCGCAAACTGCTCGGAAACCTTTTCCCAGAGACTCCCGAGCCGAAGATCGCGTACTTTGATAAACCCACTGCCCAGAgcaatttgcatatttttttttgtacccAGCGAGAACAACCTTCGCGCATTTCCGCGAGGACTCGGCGACGATCTTCCTGCACTGCAGTTCGTCAACCTCGAGGACAACCGAATCACGACGCTCGACGAAAAGGACGTCGCACCTCTGCACAGGGACTCCGTGATCGT
Encoded here:
- the LOC135899558 gene encoding carboxypeptidase N subunit 2-like, with product MADHAGSTLRLGAMMFLATVVSWTSAEPSCFQIDGHKYRRLICREFESPDDFKKHVPRSESSKDTWFLLIDSALDRLPPAAFAGLNVSELILSNVTLSSLDGPEGGEGPFSGLEQSLQKMVFRRDSTLPSSWSLLGKMAALQELHLQRYVNLNLTRDFGKLPPGLKLVFVFDSILNNVDNDWLADLNDLETVIVRVTNLPVFARSMLPRPAPKLRTLDLAENNLRAFPRGLGDDLPALQFVNLEDNRITTLDEKDVAPLHRDSVIVRLIGNPIHCDCRLWFLLDYTDRWHYFLCRSPEIHQGRYIKMLSEPELPCEYETPPVLADGVPVVPVPSAAPAADASPPATQATSSESPSSSSSSAR